A window of the Brumimicrobium sp. genome harbors these coding sequences:
- a CDS encoding helix-turn-helix domain-containing protein, whose amino-acid sequence MEKSRITFEQLPEVVATILKEVRELKELHSKESESETVETSSKNPFDDYILRSEIVGTGKAISDATAWKWEKEGKIQAYGIGGKRYYKRADVEQLFTKVKK is encoded by the coding sequence ATGGAAAAAAGTAGAATTACATTTGAACAGTTGCCTGAAGTAGTGGCGACCATTCTAAAAGAAGTTAGAGAATTAAAAGAACTTCATTCTAAGGAATCGGAATCCGAAACCGTGGAAACCTCATCAAAGAACCCATTTGATGACTACATTCTAAGAAGTGAGATTGTAGGAACTGGAAAAGCAATAAGCGATGCCACAGCGTGGAAATGGGAAAAGGAAGGAAAAATTCAAGCGTACGGAATCGGAGGAAAACGATATTACAAGCGTGCTGATGTAGAACAGTTATTTACTAAAGTAA